A stretch of the Archangium violaceum genome encodes the following:
- a CDS encoding PilC/PilY family type IV pilus protein, whose protein sequence is MFRKLTLCLVALLVVVLRADTAVAIDQAACCLPTTSRLDSLMNPVQGGDEKFFSRPGGPPNILFIIDTSGSMHAWPMTWPTSKGCSHDQINNLGYNEEETYPRLWTGLKTQSDDWFATNKYYDAPAGGYGYNFKGAPSANSWTSPADACGAMPKADRSLCQQCLDTRGYYVQNNSMRRVKGNFLNFYAPRDSGAVKVLADVIRDLREVRFGVMGFQTANTNACWGRKSNNYNAQCLCISQSVGPTCDKSYPLDSSSVESNRNSVLNTLTNHGGDSGKGLAWDACNTPLADALYAAGYYFQSKASPTPFTTYFGPSHAKPSNNNDFANTDGICFECGFNAIILLTDGEPYDEGKVVTLPTAITKDTTECVGCNTSSHLHKVARFLWNNDLRSDKEGVQSVATYTIGFSEDVASSKLLQETARLGGGAFFPARSTSELKQAILDILDNINARNNAFSSAAVNSLQSQTSSQLAVIPRMFPTRNKGWLGKLYRYEQFNEFVLDEDLNGDKDRQDVFLTDKDGNVVAEDEEGVFRKVVGFSDSSGGKTTFGDVAQPYWEAGEQIEKDGHVSRKIYTVTDNGRLKGGKDGLFNQDDALVSFDLKNLEELRQYLAVSGAPLCPTGSGVNYKPGYILDKMEYTPAQASALLNDRAGVGAVLVANPTTQVEFDKLCAALVIQYVRGQDLFDEDKDDSRWDTRPSALGDIFHSSPVVVSPPVDKFLCDMGVSTQCARTLYANSKQLGVPATEFVPENLTIPSSCKADAVPKPVDGYDYYHHKQGMRERLILVGANDGMLHAFSDGVGSQDSTSCNISYDPKTSTGREVWAFIPSDLLPRLQDLLQGHAYYVDGDIMVRDIWADEDNNGMKSANEFHTVAVVAEGRGGTHYFALELQWTADEKPAAVAPRFRWMFPQPCTDEAQRFGKTLFSLSPKAPPIGPILLEAGASNGVARDPSQPEKYSAERWVTMLSGGWSPAGEKGRGIYMVDVWNGRVDKRRDNLLWKWEYAPPGKTSGDAEKPREYLKYGFVAPVAMADYGSNDRPRLDGFFDTAVVGDLGGQIWTLRFHVPGVTDSSGLVTNWSGARSFSMDRQDVNPSDEEDISRRAPIYYMTSLGLQTDTNALRAFVGSGNRYSLLDDGVGSCRYDNPQACSKLGCSQTLVDYKVTRGISDYQQMTNEWADGIYKSTKYTPWETPSSFNYCGPQGSTSFIKATYENRDVKSCPKLTGGKADYEFAHTSVECGQYALNVFDCRVKATGNTLNMGDLDLKQPAASDTTLGRNRFFGIWAYGGSENRVFDEDPNKFSSNMAAQFDERRLTDTGGARGTGDLVNVTDVSCAADGTCSCASGSKTCDAARPLARSDDAGWFYEYEGLEHKTASGSSLLASCSMWNSMHSTAVAPPANGKKSVACSGSYTSKARLFQADFISGAPNCAAGFSEQGVFARYQEREVIAPPPDVSTSIQVSKTGKVKYSTVFLEAGPNREQASETQVASGTDVLQYIYELPVSRDLHACRHDQENGGRESCIPSDM, encoded by the coding sequence ATGTTCCGCAAGCTGACGTTATGTCTCGTTGCCCTGCTGGTGGTGGTGCTCCGGGCGGATACCGCAGTCGCCATTGATCAGGCGGCCTGCTGTCTGCCGACCACGTCCCGGTTGGATTCGTTGATGAACCCGGTGCAGGGCGGAGACGAGAAGTTCTTCTCCCGCCCGGGCGGGCCCCCCAACATCCTCTTCATCATCGACACCTCCGGCTCGATGCACGCCTGGCCGATGACGTGGCCGACCAGCAAGGGGTGCTCGCACGATCAGATCAACAACCTGGGCTACAACGAGGAGGAGACGTACCCACGCCTGTGGACGGGGCTCAAGACCCAGTCCGACGACTGGTTCGCCACGAACAAGTACTACGACGCACCCGCGGGCGGTTACGGCTACAACTTCAAGGGGGCCCCGTCCGCCAACTCGTGGACGAGCCCGGCCGACGCGTGCGGCGCCATGCCCAAGGCGGACCGGTCGCTCTGCCAGCAGTGCCTCGACACCCGGGGCTACTACGTCCAGAACAACTCGATGCGGCGGGTGAAGGGCAACTTCCTCAACTTCTACGCGCCGCGTGACTCCGGTGCCGTCAAGGTGCTGGCCGACGTCATCCGCGACCTGCGCGAGGTGCGCTTCGGGGTGATGGGCTTCCAGACCGCCAACACGAACGCGTGCTGGGGCAGGAAGTCGAACAACTACAACGCCCAGTGCCTCTGCATCTCCCAGAGCGTTGGACCCACGTGCGACAAGTCCTACCCGCTGGACTCCAGCTCGGTGGAGAGCAACCGCAACAGCGTCCTCAACACCCTCACCAACCACGGGGGTGATTCGGGCAAGGGGCTGGCGTGGGACGCGTGCAACACGCCGCTCGCGGATGCGCTCTACGCGGCGGGTTACTACTTCCAGTCCAAGGCGTCCCCCACGCCCTTCACCACCTACTTCGGCCCCTCCCACGCGAAGCCGTCGAACAACAACGACTTCGCGAACACGGACGGTATCTGCTTCGAGTGCGGCTTCAACGCCATCATCCTCCTGACGGACGGCGAGCCCTATGACGAGGGCAAGGTGGTCACCCTGCCTACCGCCATCACGAAGGACACGACGGAGTGCGTCGGCTGCAACACCTCCAGCCATCTGCACAAGGTGGCCAGGTTCCTGTGGAACAACGACCTGCGCTCGGACAAGGAGGGCGTGCAGAGCGTGGCCACGTACACCATCGGTTTCTCCGAGGACGTGGCCTCCAGCAAGCTGCTGCAGGAGACGGCGCGGCTGGGCGGTGGCGCGTTCTTCCCGGCCCGGAGCACCAGCGAGCTCAAGCAGGCCATCCTCGACATCCTGGACAACATCAACGCGCGCAACAACGCCTTCTCCTCGGCGGCCGTCAACAGCCTGCAGTCGCAGACCTCGTCGCAGCTGGCGGTCATCCCGCGCATGTTCCCCACGCGCAACAAGGGCTGGTTGGGCAAGCTCTACCGCTACGAGCAGTTCAACGAGTTCGTCCTGGACGAGGACCTGAACGGCGACAAGGACCGCCAGGATGTCTTCCTGACCGACAAGGATGGGAACGTCGTCGCGGAGGACGAGGAGGGCGTGTTCCGCAAGGTGGTGGGCTTCAGCGACTCGTCGGGCGGCAAGACGACGTTCGGCGACGTCGCCCAGCCGTATTGGGAAGCGGGCGAGCAGATCGAGAAGGACGGGCACGTCAGCCGGAAGATCTACACGGTGACCGACAACGGCAGGTTGAAGGGCGGCAAGGACGGGCTGTTCAATCAGGATGACGCGCTCGTCAGCTTCGACCTCAAGAACCTCGAGGAGCTCCGTCAGTACCTGGCCGTGAGCGGGGCGCCGCTGTGCCCCACCGGCTCCGGCGTCAACTACAAGCCGGGGTACATCCTGGACAAGATGGAGTACACCCCCGCGCAGGCCTCGGCGCTGTTGAACGACCGCGCGGGTGTGGGCGCGGTGTTGGTGGCCAACCCCACGACCCAGGTCGAGTTCGACAAGCTGTGCGCGGCGCTGGTCATCCAGTACGTGCGCGGACAGGACCTGTTCGACGAGGACAAGGATGATTCGCGCTGGGACACCCGGCCGTCCGCGCTGGGCGACATCTTCCACTCGTCGCCCGTGGTGGTGAGCCCGCCGGTGGACAAGTTCCTGTGTGACATGGGTGTCAGCACCCAGTGCGCGCGTACGCTCTACGCCAACTCGAAGCAGCTCGGCGTTCCGGCCACCGAGTTCGTGCCCGAGAACCTCACCATCCCCTCGTCGTGCAAGGCGGACGCCGTGCCGAAGCCGGTGGATGGGTACGACTACTACCACCACAAGCAGGGCATGCGGGAGCGGCTCATCCTCGTGGGCGCCAATGACGGCATGCTGCACGCCTTCAGCGACGGGGTCGGCTCGCAAGACTCCACCTCGTGCAACATCTCGTACGACCCGAAGACGTCGACCGGCAGGGAGGTGTGGGCCTTCATTCCGTCGGACCTGCTGCCGCGGCTGCAGGATCTGCTGCAGGGCCACGCCTACTACGTCGACGGTGACATCATGGTCCGCGACATCTGGGCGGACGAGGACAACAACGGCATGAAGTCCGCCAACGAGTTCCACACGGTGGCCGTGGTGGCCGAGGGCCGGGGTGGCACGCACTACTTCGCCCTGGAGCTGCAGTGGACCGCGGACGAGAAGCCGGCGGCGGTGGCGCCCAGGTTCCGCTGGATGTTCCCGCAGCCGTGCACGGACGAAGCGCAGCGCTTCGGCAAGACGCTCTTCAGCCTCAGCCCCAAGGCGCCACCCATCGGGCCCATCCTGCTCGAGGCGGGCGCGTCGAATGGCGTGGCGCGGGATCCATCGCAGCCGGAGAAGTACTCCGCCGAGCGTTGGGTGACGATGCTGTCCGGTGGCTGGTCTCCCGCCGGGGAGAAGGGCCGCGGCATCTACATGGTGGACGTGTGGAACGGCAGGGTGGACAAGCGTCGTGACAACCTGCTGTGGAAGTGGGAGTACGCGCCGCCGGGGAAGACCTCGGGTGACGCGGAGAAGCCGCGCGAGTACCTGAAGTATGGCTTCGTGGCGCCGGTGGCCATGGCGGACTACGGCTCCAACGACAGGCCGCGTCTCGATGGTTTCTTCGACACCGCGGTGGTGGGTGACCTGGGTGGGCAGATCTGGACGCTGCGCTTCCACGTGCCGGGTGTCACGGACAGCTCGGGCCTGGTGACCAATTGGAGCGGTGCGCGTTCCTTCTCCATGGACCGGCAGGATGTGAACCCCTCCGACGAGGAGGACATCTCCCGGCGCGCGCCCATCTACTACATGACCTCCCTGGGTCTGCAGACGGACACGAACGCCCTGCGCGCCTTCGTGGGCTCGGGCAACCGCTATTCGCTGCTGGATGATGGAGTCGGCTCCTGCCGTTACGACAACCCGCAGGCGTGCTCCAAGCTCGGGTGCTCCCAGACGCTGGTCGACTACAAGGTGACGCGTGGTATCTCGGACTACCAGCAGATGACCAATGAGTGGGCCGACGGCATCTACAAGAGCACGAAGTACACCCCGTGGGAGACCCCGTCTTCGTTCAACTACTGTGGCCCGCAGGGCAGCACGTCCTTCATCAAGGCCACGTACGAGAATCGCGACGTGAAGTCCTGCCCCAAGCTCACCGGTGGCAAGGCCGATTACGAGTTCGCCCACACCAGTGTGGAGTGTGGCCAGTACGCGTTGAACGTCTTCGATTGCCGCGTGAAGGCGACGGGCAACACGCTGAACATGGGAGATCTGGACCTCAAGCAGCCGGCGGCCTCGGACACCACGCTCGGCAGGAACCGCTTCTTCGGCATCTGGGCCTACGGCGGCTCCGAGAACCGCGTCTTCGACGAGGATCCGAACAAGTTCTCGTCCAACATGGCCGCCCAGTTCGACGAGCGGCGGCTGACGGATACCGGCGGCGCGCGTGGCACGGGCGACCTCGTCAACGTGACGGATGTCTCCTGCGCGGCCGACGGCACGTGCTCGTGCGCGAGCGGCAGCAAGACGTGCGACGCGGCGAGGCCGTTGGCCCGCTCGGATGACGCGGGTTGGTTCTACGAGTACGAGGGTCTGGAGCACAAGACGGCCAGCGGTTCGTCGCTGTTGGCGAGCTGCTCGATGTGGAACTCCATGCACTCGACCGCCGTCGCGCCGCCGGCCAACGGCAAGAAGTCCGTGGCCTGCTCCGGCTCGTACACGAGCAAGGCCCGCCTCTTCCAGGCGGACTTCATCTCCGGTGCGCCCAACTGCGCGGCGGGCTTCTCCGAGCAGGGCGTGTTCGCGCGCTACCAGGAGCGTGAGGTGATCGCTCCGCCTCCCGATGTCTCCACGTCCATCCAGGTGTCGAAGACGGGCAAGGTGAAGTACAGCACCGTCTTCCTCGAGGCCGGGCCCAACCGGGAGCAGGCCTCCGAGACGCAGGTGGCATCCGGCACCGACGTGCTGCAGTACATCTACGAGCTGCCCGTGTCGCGCGATCTGCATGCCTGCCGCCACGACCAGGAGAACGGCGGCAGGGAGTCCTGCATCCCCTCGGACATGTAG
- a CDS encoding PilW family protein, protein MPRSKSPLPHAPRGFTLVELLVGAVATSIILFGVAFTVAAVQGSYQAESRIKVAVEGVRTASTFIEQRLRLAGYGVDPRFAFDFDPAPLAGRLKSNDVVDLGAGVPVAVTDDLAFRYRDPSWLRRGTYNDEDGLALENEDTFGRDFREGQRFIVSCVGGSEYVVLRGREGLAKGASGSSNFDVDAGLSSVGADAGCLRREGSNAPYVMMLHELRIRIMNMGGRPFLMAFQGLDTLDEATAVPLAADVESFQVAYVMNRPPPATPFVLEPVDKASVPVNWVLGDVGSADTERIPNESVLPAPMYQTAYDDPARFNAHPANIRAVRVTIGVRSTRPESSGRRAFNRADLEDSEEGDEPGAPADGYYRTNMTTTVRVPNMLSRSAFNPEVGTSPADIAWGG, encoded by the coding sequence ATGCCCCGTTCGAAATCCCCCCTGCCTCACGCGCCGCGCGGCTTCACGCTGGTCGAACTGCTGGTTGGCGCGGTCGCCACCAGCATCATCCTCTTTGGCGTGGCGTTCACCGTCGCGGCGGTGCAGGGCTCGTATCAGGCCGAGTCGCGCATCAAGGTGGCGGTGGAGGGGGTGCGCACGGCGAGCACCTTCATCGAGCAACGGCTGCGTCTGGCCGGCTACGGGGTGGATCCTCGCTTCGCGTTCGACTTCGATCCCGCCCCGTTGGCTGGCAGGTTGAAGAGCAACGACGTGGTCGACCTGGGGGCCGGGGTCCCCGTGGCCGTGACGGATGATCTGGCCTTCCGTTACCGGGATCCCTCGTGGTTGCGCCGGGGCACCTACAACGACGAGGACGGTCTGGCGCTCGAGAACGAGGACACCTTCGGCAGGGACTTCCGCGAGGGCCAGCGCTTCATCGTCTCGTGCGTGGGCGGGAGTGAATACGTGGTGCTGCGGGGGCGCGAGGGCCTGGCGAAGGGCGCCAGCGGCTCGAGCAACTTCGATGTGGACGCGGGCCTCTCTTCCGTGGGCGCGGACGCCGGGTGTCTGCGCCGGGAGGGAAGCAATGCGCCCTACGTCATGATGCTGCACGAGCTGCGCATCCGCATCATGAACATGGGGGGCCGTCCATTCCTGATGGCCTTCCAGGGGCTCGACACGCTGGATGAGGCCACCGCCGTCCCGCTGGCCGCGGACGTGGAGTCGTTCCAGGTGGCCTATGTGATGAACCGGCCGCCGCCGGCCACGCCCTTCGTGCTCGAGCCCGTGGACAAGGCCTCCGTGCCCGTGAACTGGGTGCTGGGTGACGTGGGCAGCGCGGACACGGAGCGCATCCCCAATGAGTCCGTCCTCCCGGCCCCCATGTACCAGACGGCCTACGACGACCCGGCACGCTTCAACGCGCATCCCGCGAACATCCGGGCCGTGCGCGTGACCATCGGCGTGCGCTCGACGCGCCCCGAATCCAGCGGGCGCCGTGCCTTCAATCGCGCGGACCTGGAGGACTCGGAAGAGGGTGACGAGCCCGGGGCTCCAGCGGATGGCTACTACCGGACCAACATGACCACGACGGTGCGCGTGCCGAACATGCTGTCGCGCTCCGCCTTCAATCCCGAGGTGGGCACCTCGCCCGCCGATATCGCGTGGGGAGGCTGA
- a CDS encoding prepilin-type N-terminal cleavage/methylation domain-containing protein — translation MNDHVNPANPGRRAGGFTLVEVMMVVAILGVLIAMTLVAFDAMGRRGALQNVAFDLQGVLTTARAQASSRGHPVWVVVYTTASREDRLATTGQGAFALVEDPDGRFVRAPADLFALPIDKTSADVSATYFLEDYSKQVRFAALTPGQEGQYGPPFAALKVQTCSFCSVDAPVRGAIVFRADGSARFVDGQGEHKDGANQALALSTVDRTNQYLFAISGPSAYVATFSP, via the coding sequence ATGAACGACCACGTAAATCCAGCGAATCCGGGGCGGCGCGCCGGTGGCTTCACCCTCGTCGAGGTGATGATGGTCGTGGCGATCCTGGGCGTGCTGATCGCGATGACCCTGGTGGCCTTCGACGCGATGGGCCGGCGTGGAGCGCTGCAGAATGTCGCCTTCGATCTACAGGGAGTGCTGACCACGGCGCGTGCCCAGGCGAGCTCGCGCGGCCATCCGGTATGGGTCGTCGTGTACACGACGGCCAGCCGCGAGGATCGGTTGGCGACGACGGGACAGGGCGCGTTCGCCCTGGTCGAGGATCCGGATGGCCGGTTCGTGCGTGCGCCCGCCGATCTCTTCGCGCTGCCCATCGACAAGACGTCGGCGGACGTGTCGGCGACGTACTTCCTGGAGGACTACAGCAAGCAGGTGCGCTTCGCGGCGCTGACTCCAGGTCAAGAGGGCCAGTATGGCCCTCCCTTCGCCGCGCTCAAGGTCCAGACCTGCAGCTTCTGTTCGGTGGATGCACCCGTGCGTGGCGCCATCGTCTTCCGTGCGGATGGGAGCGCCCGTTTCGTCGACGGGCAGGGCGAGCACAAGGACGGTGCGAACCAGGCGCTGGCCCTGAGCACGGTGGACCGCACGAACCAGTACCTCTTCGCCATCTCTGGCCCCTCGGCCTACGTGGCGACCTTCTCCCCCTGA
- a CDS encoding TatD family hydrolase: MIDTHCHLDAPRFDPDRDEVLTRAWAAGLHGILVPGVGPENWEPLLAMSRAEPRLQVGLGIHPQLLPDIPPEEDGEHLERLDALLARGGAIAVGECGLDGPSTAGAPLERQVAVLRRHLELARKHGLPVLMHCFRAHPALIELFKQEPLPEAGVLMHSYGGGADLARFYIQKGCYFSFAGPVTWAEARKPLDALRVIPPDRLMAETDAPDQAPTPHRGQRSEPGYLPRIIEGMARVLGEPVEVLAQRTTENARRLFREAFPTSSR; the protein is encoded by the coding sequence ATGATTGACACCCACTGCCATCTCGACGCACCGCGTTTCGATCCGGACCGCGACGAAGTGCTCACCCGGGCCTGGGCCGCTGGACTGCACGGCATCCTCGTGCCGGGCGTGGGCCCGGAGAACTGGGAGCCGCTGCTGGCCATGTCCCGCGCCGAGCCGCGCCTCCAGGTGGGGCTCGGCATCCACCCGCAGCTGCTCCCGGACATCCCCCCCGAGGAAGACGGGGAACACCTCGAGCGTCTGGACGCGCTCCTCGCTCGAGGGGGTGCCATCGCCGTGGGCGAGTGCGGCCTGGACGGGCCCTCCACCGCGGGGGCTCCCCTGGAGCGGCAGGTGGCGGTGTTGCGGCGGCACCTGGAGCTCGCGCGCAAGCACGGCCTGCCGGTGCTCATGCACTGCTTCCGGGCCCACCCCGCGCTCATCGAGCTCTTCAAGCAGGAGCCCCTGCCCGAGGCCGGCGTGCTCATGCACAGCTACGGAGGGGGCGCGGACCTGGCGCGCTTCTACATCCAGAAGGGCTGCTATTTCTCCTTCGCGGGCCCCGTCACCTGGGCCGAGGCGCGCAAGCCCCTGGACGCCCTGCGCGTCATCCCCCCCGACCGGTTGATGGCCGAGACGGACGCCCCGGACCAGGCCCCCACGCCCCACCGGGGGCAACGCTCGGAGCCCGGCTACCTGCCGCGCATCATCGAGGGCATGGCCCGGGTCCTGGGGGAGCCGGTGGAGGTGCTCGCCCAGCGGACGACCGAGAATGCCCGCCGCCTGTTCCGGGAAGCCTTTCCCACGTCTTCGCGGTAG
- a CDS encoding tRNA threonylcarbamoyladenosine dehydratase — translation MNPQPPPPETIPAAPGTPAPSEPKPFKLHRRFDRTGRLLGDSAMERLSKARVVVFGLGGVGSYAAEGLVRSGIGHLTLVDFDTVCVTNANRQLHATAKTVGKPKAELMAQRCKEINPDAHVEALREFYRDELADQLLAPGSYDYVVDAIDNVKAKLHLLHRCVSLGIPVVSSMGAAARLDPTAIRVEDLCETHMDPFAKDIRKLLKRKYAVNTDRPTGITAVYSIETRRQPVSLRYDADDGFTCVCPNDNDFHSCEHRNQIDGSVAFVTSVFGMNAAGVVVRRLSLGR, via the coding sequence ATGAATCCGCAGCCCCCTCCCCCCGAGACCATCCCCGCCGCCCCTGGCACCCCCGCCCCCTCGGAGCCCAAGCCCTTCAAGCTGCACCGGCGCTTCGATCGCACCGGCCGCCTGCTCGGTGATTCGGCGATGGAGCGGCTGTCCAAGGCCCGCGTCGTGGTGTTCGGCCTGGGTGGCGTGGGCAGCTACGCCGCCGAGGGACTGGTGCGCAGCGGGATTGGCCACCTCACGCTGGTGGACTTCGACACCGTGTGCGTCACCAACGCCAACCGGCAGCTCCACGCCACCGCGAAGACGGTGGGCAAGCCCAAGGCGGAGCTGATGGCGCAGCGCTGCAAGGAGATCAACCCCGACGCCCACGTCGAGGCCCTGCGCGAGTTCTACCGCGACGAGCTGGCCGACCAGTTGCTCGCCCCGGGCAGCTACGACTACGTGGTGGACGCCATCGACAACGTGAAGGCGAAGCTGCACCTGCTCCACCGCTGCGTCAGCCTGGGCATCCCGGTGGTGAGCTCCATGGGCGCGGCGGCCCGGTTGGATCCCACGGCCATCCGAGTGGAGGACCTGTGCGAGACGCACATGGATCCCTTCGCCAAGGACATCCGCAAGCTGCTCAAGCGCAAGTACGCGGTGAACACCGACCGGCCCACGGGCATCACCGCCGTCTACTCCATCGAGACGCGCCGCCAGCCCGTGTCCCTGCGCTACGACGCCGACGACGGCTTCACCTGCGTGTGCCCCAACGACAACGACTTCCACTCCTGCGAGCACCGCAACCAGATCGACGGCAGCGTGGCCTTCGTCACCTCCGTGTTCGGCATGAACGCGGCGGGCGTCGTGGTGCGGCGCCTCTCGCTGGGACGGTAG
- a CDS encoding PD-(D/E)XK nuclease family protein, which produces MRRTSFTNDFSWSKSRHEKLQECQRAYYFYYYRSWGGWESGAPREVRELYVLKKLGNRYTWAGSVVHDAIRDALLDWRAGREVDPAKVEKRALELMREDFRYSRGKSYWTQKYRKTFSGLVEHEYDEAVPDEAWKQNAETVRSALGWFFNSSWPALVRALKPAQWLEVDAGADFSTFTLDGVKVFAIPDFAFVDAEGSPVVVDWKTGKARDGYDEQVLGYALYVSQRYRLPLEKVRASLVYLNDGVEQQVQVDRDAVEGFKSRFAQSVARMRELLEDPATNTPKGESAFAQTDNLAACARCAFRRPCGREQAAAKVA; this is translated from the coding sequence ATGCGGCGCACGTCCTTCACCAACGACTTCTCCTGGTCCAAGAGCCGTCACGAGAAGCTCCAGGAATGCCAGCGGGCCTACTACTTCTACTACTACCGCTCCTGGGGAGGCTGGGAGTCGGGCGCGCCCAGGGAGGTGCGCGAGCTGTACGTGCTCAAGAAGCTGGGCAACCGCTACACCTGGGCGGGCAGCGTGGTGCACGACGCCATCCGGGACGCGCTGCTGGACTGGCGGGCGGGGCGCGAGGTGGATCCGGCGAAGGTGGAGAAGCGGGCGCTCGAGCTGATGCGGGAGGACTTCCGGTACTCGCGCGGCAAGTCGTACTGGACGCAGAAGTACCGCAAGACGTTCTCCGGCCTGGTGGAGCACGAGTACGACGAGGCCGTGCCGGACGAGGCCTGGAAGCAGAACGCGGAGACGGTGCGCTCGGCGCTCGGCTGGTTCTTCAACTCGAGCTGGCCGGCGCTGGTGCGGGCGCTGAAGCCCGCGCAGTGGCTGGAGGTGGACGCGGGCGCGGACTTCTCCACCTTCACGCTGGACGGGGTGAAGGTCTTCGCCATTCCGGACTTCGCCTTCGTGGACGCGGAGGGCTCGCCGGTGGTGGTGGACTGGAAGACGGGGAAGGCGCGGGACGGCTACGACGAGCAGGTACTGGGCTACGCGCTCTACGTGTCGCAGCGCTACCGGCTGCCCCTGGAGAAGGTGCGCGCGTCGCTGGTGTACCTGAACGACGGGGTGGAGCAGCAGGTGCAGGTGGACCGCGACGCGGTGGAGGGCTTCAAGTCCCGCTTCGCGCAGAGCGTGGCGCGGATGCGCGAGCTGCTGGAGGACCCGGCCACCAACACGCCCAAGGGCGAGTCCGCCTTCGCGCAGACGGACAACCTGGCCGCGTGCGCCCGCTGCGCCTTCCGCCGCCCCTGTGGCCGCGAGCAGGCGGCGGCGAAGGTGGCCTGA
- a CDS encoding SDR family oxidoreductase, whose protein sequence is MATKAFQEKVVLITGASSGIGRAAARAYAAQGAHLVLAARRESHLRDTAREVEALGVRALPVRCDVTSEEDVTRLVLETESAFGGLDILVNNAGLGLYGPVEGFSEAQLRQVFEINFFGLVRVTRAALPLLRKRAPGSQVVNVSSVLGHRGLPLLGGYGSSKAAVNLLTESLRAELAAEGISVLLVSPGLTETEFRDSRLNAEGWKQDAIPLNAMSSEAVATAMVRASRRKRRETVLTLPGRVMVLANRWMPGLFDRVARRVVNPARKP, encoded by the coding sequence ATGGCAACCAAAGCTTTCCAGGAGAAGGTGGTGCTCATCACCGGTGCCTCCAGCGGCATCGGACGGGCAGCCGCCAGGGCCTACGCCGCGCAGGGGGCCCACCTCGTGCTCGCCGCGCGTCGTGAATCCCACCTGCGGGACACCGCGCGTGAAGTGGAGGCACTCGGCGTGCGGGCACTCCCCGTGCGCTGCGACGTCACGAGCGAGGAGGACGTGACGCGGCTGGTGCTCGAGACGGAGAGCGCGTTCGGCGGGTTGGACATCCTCGTCAACAACGCGGGGCTCGGGCTCTATGGGCCCGTCGAGGGCTTCAGCGAGGCGCAGCTGCGCCAGGTCTTCGAGATCAACTTCTTCGGCCTCGTGCGCGTCACCCGCGCCGCCCTGCCCCTGCTGCGCAAGCGCGCTCCCGGCTCGCAGGTGGTCAACGTCAGCTCCGTGCTCGGACACCGGGGCCTGCCCCTGCTCGGTGGCTATGGCTCCTCCAAGGCCGCGGTGAACCTCCTCACCGAGTCCCTGCGCGCCGAGCTCGCCGCCGAGGGCATCTCCGTGCTGCTCGTCTCCCCGGGCCTCACCGAGACGGAGTTCCGCGACTCCCGCCTCAACGCCGAGGGCTGGAAGCAGGACGCCATCCCCCTGAACGCGATGAGCTCCGAGGCCGTGGCCACCGCCATGGTGCGCGCCAGCCGCCGCAAGCGCCGGGAGACAGTGCTCACCCTGCCCGGTCGCGTCATGGTGCTCGCCAACCGGTGGATGCCGGGGCTCTTCGACCGTGTCGCCCGCCGCGTCGTGAATCCCGCCAGGAAGCCATGA